The region TATGAAGTTGATCTATCGGGATAAGGTGTGGGAGTTGAAGGGGGGCATGACCGTACGGGATGCCATCTTGAAGGTCGGCTTGAATCCGGAGAGCGTATTGGCGACGCGTGATGGGAAGGTGATCAACGAGGAGGAGATCACCCGGGACGACGATGAGATCAAGCTGGTCGCCGTCATCTCGGGGGGAAGCGATTTCCCCTTGGGTGGATCTCGTTGACTTGTCATCGTCTTTCATCTGGGGTACGCCTGTCGGGTAGGCGTAAGGAGAAGAGGGTATGAGAGGGATGCGGTGTCGGAAGTGTGGCGCCCGTGCCGTGATCAATATGCGGCACCACAAGCTGGCGCTGTGTGAGGACCATTATCTGGAGTGGTTCGTCAACCAGACTCAGCGGGCCATCGAGAAATATCGGATGTTCCGGCGGGAGCATCGGGTGTTGGTGGCCGTGTCGGGAGGCAAGGACAGCCTCAGTCTCTGGGATGTGTTGTTGCGTTTGGGGTATGAGGCGGACGGGTTGTATATCGGGCTGGGAATCGATGACGAGCTGGGCTACTCGGATGTATCCCTGGAGAAGGTACGGGCGTTCCATGCCCGGTACCCGGATCGCCAGTTGCACATTGTGGATATGCGGGAGACGTACGGCGAATCCATCCCGGACCTGGCCCGGCGCACGCGGCGCGGGCGTGGCAAGCCGTGCGCGGTGTGCGGGCTGGCCAAGCGCCACATCATGAACCGGGTGGCGTTGGAGGGGGAATACTTCGCGTTGGCGACCGGGCATAACCTGGATGACGAGGCAGCCGTGCTCTTCCAGAACGTGTTGCACTGGCAGACCGGCTACCTGGCGCGGCAGGCCCCCGTGCTGGAGGAAGGGGAGGGATTGGCTCGGAAGGTGAAGCCGTTGTGCCGCTTCTACGAGCGAGAGGTGGCGGCCTACGCGCTGATCCGTGGCATCGACTACATTTATGAGGAGTGTCCCTATTCGGTGGGGGCTAAGACGATCTATTACAAGGAGCTGCTAAACCAGCTGGAGCATAGATCGCCCGGCGCCAAGCACCAATTTTATCTCCAGTTCCTGGAGGCGCGCCGGCGGGGACAGATCACCTTCGGCGGCGGCAGGGGGGATATCGATTTGCACCCGTGCGAACGGTGTGGACAGCCGACGACGGCGCCGGGGCTGTGCGCTTTCTGTCGTTTGTGGGAGGATCGGCCGGTCCCCGTCCAGCCCGCTTCTGTGGGGGACTCGTGATCTGGGTGGGAACCAACGCATACCGCAGCGGATGGAGGGTTGAGAGCTGACATGGACCGTCCCTACAAATACTTCGATCTGGTGATGGCGCTGTTCGTGACCGTCCTGTTGGTGAGCAACATCGCCTCCTCGGCCAAGATCATCGATTGGGGCGTCTCGTTGTTCGGCCTGCCCCTGGCCTTTGACGCGGGAACCCTGCTGTTTCCCGTCTCCTACATTTTCGGAGATGTGCTCACGGAGGTGTACGGGTATCGGCGCTCGCGGCGGGTGATCTGGACCGGCTTCGCGTGCGCCGCGTTGATGGGGTTGACCTTCTGGGTGGTCGCCCGGCTGCCCGGCGAGGCCTCCTGGGAGGCGTATGCGGGGCAGGAGGCCTATGATGCCATCCTGGGCGGGGTGAGCAATGGTGGCATCATCCTGGCCAGCCTGGTGGCGTATTTCGCCGGCGAGTTCTCCAACTCCTACACGTTGGCGAAGATGAAGATCTGGACCGGCGGGCGGTGGCTGTGGACGCGCACCATCGGCTCCACGCTGGTGGGGGAAGGGGTGGATACCGTGCTCTTCGTCGTGATCGCGTCCGCCTTCGGCGTCTTCCCCTGGTCCGTGGCGCTGAGCATCATCGTCTCCAACTACATTTTCAAGGTGGGGATCGAGGCGTTGTTCACCCCGCTGACCTATCGCGTGGTGAACACGCTGAAGCGGGTGGAGCGCGAGGATTACTTTGACTATGACACGAACTTCAACCCGTTCCATCTCGAAGGGCTGCAGCCGTGAATGATATACAGGATCTGTTGCCGGGGCCGGAGGAGCTGCCGGAGGATCATCGATCCGGCTTCGTGGCCGTCATCGGGCGCCCCAATGTGGGCAAGTCCACGCTGATGAACGCCTACCTGGGGCAGAAGGTCGCCATCGTCTCGCCGAAGCCCCAGACGACGCGCAACCGCCTGCTGGGGATCCTCACCCGGCCGGATGCGCAGATCATCTTCGTCGATACGCCGGGGATTCACAGGCCCAAGCACAAGCTGGGCGAGTACATGCGGGAGCAGGCCCTCATCGCGATCCCGGATGCGGATGTGGTGCTGTGGCTGGTGGACGTCTCCGTGCTCCCCACGGAGGAGGACGAGGAGATCGCTGATCTGCTGGCGAGGCGCAGGCACTCGGCGCCGCTGGTCATGGGCATGAACAAGGTGGATCTGCTGGCGCCCGAGGATGTGCCGGATCGGACGGCGGTCTACCGGGAGTTGCTGGCCCGGGCGGCCCCGGAGCAGCTCGATCCGCCCTGGATGCTGATCTCGGCCGTGCGCGGCGATGGCCGTGATGAGCTGTTGGACCTGTTGATTTCGCTGTTGCCGCTGGGGCCGCGCTACTACCCGCCCGATCAGATCACCGATCAGCAGGAGCGCTTCATCGTGGCCGAGCTGATTCGCGAGCAGGCGCTGCACCATCTCCGTCAAGAGGTCCCGCACGGGGTCGCCGTCGTGGTCGACGAGTTCAAAGAGCGCTCGGCCGAGATGACCTATATCAGCGCCACTATCTATGTGGAGCGAGACAGCCACAAGGGGATCGTCCTGGGGCGTGAGGGCAGCATGTTGAAGCGTATCGGCCAGGCGGCGCGACAGGAGATCGAGCAGCTCTTAGGGACCCGGGTCTACCTGGATTTGTGGGTCAAGGTGCGGCCACGCTGGCGGCGCGATGAGAAGGCGTTGCGCTATTTGGGTTACCCCCTGCCGCGTACACGCAAGCGGAAGTAGCGTCCCCGGCGGCGTATCCGGCTTCCTCCTGGGTGTCGCCGGGTGGTCATCCATCCCCCAGATCCTGCACCAATAAAGGATGCACTCTCTATCTCCCGCATTGCACCGACCCGTAGGGTCTGCTATAATGGGCTCACCTGCGCCTGACGGGGTGCGGCTCACGGCTGATCGGGATCCTGCGGATCCCCGTGGATCGAATGCTCACCTCGGCCCCTTATTCCTCCTCTATGAGGGGCCGCCACCGTTGTAGTTTCTCCATGGGATAGGTGTGGAAGATGAAACGATACCTGTGGCGCCTGATCATCATGCTCGTCGTCGTGGTGGTCGTGTTCGCCTTGTATCGCCGGTTGACCATTGGGCCTCCACCGTTGACCCCCTTCCTGGAGTCGCCCTATCCTCTCAATCTGGCCCATCGGGGCGGCGCGGCCCTGGCGCCGGAGAACACGATGGTGGCCTTTGAGCGGGCATTGGCGTTGGGAGCGGATGGCCTGGATCTGGATGTGCGCGCGTCCCGGGATGGGGAGCTGGTGGTCATCCATGACGAGACCGTGGATCGCACAACCGACGGCACCGGCCGGGTGTCTGACATGACGTTGGCCGAGCTGCAGGCGCTGGATGCGGGCTACCGATACTCCGTCGATAACGGCCAGACCTTTCCCTATCGAGGGCAGGGGGTGAAGATCCCGACATTGCGGGAGGTGTTGTCGGCTTTCCCGGATGCGCGGGTCAACATCGAGATCAAGCAGGTGGATCCGCCTATCGAGAAGGCGCTGGCGGATCTGATCCTGGAGATGGGCGCGCAGGAGCGGGTGATGGTGGTGGCCGCGGATGGCGACGTGATCGAGCGGTTCCGCCACCTGGCGCCGGATGTGGCGACGGCGGCGGCGAGGGGCGAGGTCACGTGGTTCTACTGGATGCAGCGGCTCCGGCTGGACGCCTTCTACCGCCCCACGGCCAGCGCGTTGCAGGTGCCGGAGCGGTCGGGGGATGTGGTGTTGGTGACGCCCAGGTTCGTGGAGGCCGCCCACGCCAGGGGGATGAAGGTGATCGTGTGGACGGTGAACACGCCCGATCGCATGCGGCGGCTGTTGCAGATGGGCGTCGATGGGATCATCACCGATCGCCCAGACCTCCTGCGCCAGGTGCGGGCAGAGGTTGCCTATTAGCCCATGGGATGCTTTTCCCTGTTCTCCAGCATGTCCCTTGATCTTTCGTTGAGCAGGCAGGAGGCAGGGGGCAGATGACCCGCCGGGGCGCCCGTGCGAGGGAGAATCCCCGGCGATCTGAGGTTTTTGTGATGCTGCCTGACGTTTGGACCGGATAGGTTTCCGTTCTCCACTTGGGAGGTGTGAGCATGCTGGTCGGTGAGCGAATGCGTCGAGATCCCGTGACGGTGACCGAGGACGTGGGGATCGGCGAGGCGCTGCGTATCATGCGTGAGAACAAGATCCGTCGCCTGCCGGTGCTTGACCGGCATGGCAAGCTGGTGGGGATCGTCTCCGAAAAGGACCTGTTGCACGCTTCCCCATCGCCGGCGACCTCGCTGGACATATACGAGTTGCATTACCTGCTGTCGAAGTTGACGGTCAAGAAGGTGATGACCTCGCCGGTGGTCACGGTGGATGAGCAGACGCCGTTGGAGGAAGCCGCTCGCATCATGGCGGACAATCGGATCGGCGGGCTGCCGGTGGTTCACGGCGATGAATTGGTGGGGATCATCACCGAGACGGATCTGTTCAAGATCTTCCTGGAGCTGCTGGGCGCGCGCGATTCGGGCGTGCGTCTGACGCTGGAGGTGCCCGATCGACGGGGATTGCTGGCCGATTTGACCAGCGCGATCGCGGGCATCGGCGGCAACATCATCAGCCTGGGAACGTTTGCCGGCGATGAGCCGGGCACGGCGTTGATCACGGTGAAGGTATCCGATGTCTCCGAGCAGGCCCTGCTGGAGGCCATCTCGCACATCGATGGAAAGGTGATCGATATCCGGACCACGTGAGTCGGGAGCTGGTTCATGGATGGGCGTCGACGCCCCTGCGCAGAGCGGGGGCGTTCGTTGTCAACGGGGCGCTCGCCGGTTCCGGTGGCGCCGAGGATCGTTCGTGTGGTGGATAGAGGAGAACGCGCGTCATGGAAGTGAGGTTGTTGGGGTACACGAGGTTCAACCCTGCGCTCTCCGCCGCGTCGGACCTGGGCGATGTGAGCACGATGCTGGAGTCCTCCGTGGGGACGGAACAGGAGCGTTTGGCGGAGTTCGCAGCTCGCGTATGCTATCGGTCGACGGATCGGATGGGACACAACCCCGCGTTCATTCAGGCGCGTGTGCGCGAGGGACACGAGGACGTGATCGAGCACGTGTCATTCGTCGTGCACGTGACCGATGTGGATGAGGGAGATGTCCTCCAGGTGGACGGCCCGGTGCGGTGGCGGATGGTCAATCGCCATCTGGAAGTGACGCCCCGGGGGGACGGCTGGGTCGTCTCGGGGAACGCTCGCGTCTGGCTGGATCTGTTCCGTAGGGGGCTGGCCTTAAGCGTGTTGCCGCTGGTGCAGCCCCTCGCCCCCTCGTTCTATGCGGAGTTGGCCACGCCGGAGGAGAGCGCATGAAGGTGACTCTGTTGGCGTATACTCAGCCGTTGATCACGGATCCGGACCTGGCCCGGGATCATAACACGGCGACCTTCCTGATCGAGGGGGTCAGCCGGGCGGCCACGCACCAGATCGTCCGCCATCGTCTGGCCAGCATCTCCCAGGAGAGCCAGCGCTATGTCTCCCTGGACAAGGGGGGATGGGGGTTCATCGTGCCGCCCGAGGTCGATGGGAACCCGGAGGCTAGGGAGATCCTGGATCAGGCCTGGGAGGACCTGACCGAGGCATATGAGAGGCTGCGGAAGTTGGGGATCCGCAAGGAGGATGCCCGGTTCCTGTTGCCCAACGCGGCGGAGACCCGGTTGGTCATCTCCATGAACTTCGCCGCCTGGCGGCACTTCTGCCGGCTGCGCTGTGACAAGGCGTCCCAATGGGAGATCCGGGCGGTGGCGTTCGAGATCCTGCGCCAGCTCCACGGGCTGGTCCCGGCCGCCTTCCAGGATCTGTACAATACCTTCTTACGCGACACGTAATACGCAACACGCAACACGCAATACGCAGCACGCAACACGCAGTGCGCAATCCGTGTTTCGTATCGCGTATTATGTGTCGAACACCACCGTGGCCTCCCAGCCGTCGGGCGTCTTTTGCACGCTGAGGTTGTGGTAGGTCACGGCTTTGATATGCGCCCGTTCCCCGTAGCCGGGGACGCCGCCGATCCGGGCTCTGATGCGGGTCTCCGTCGCCTCATCGATGACGAAGCGGGTGTAGGATTCTCCCGTCGTCTCCGACTGGTAGAGCAGCTCGCTTAGCCAGGTGACCAGGAGCCCCTCTCGATCTGGGGCCTCCACCTCGATCTCGCGCCAGACGTGAGGATCCGCGGCCATGTCCACCTCCTCCATCGCATACATGGCGGCCCCCGCCTGGCTCAGCAGGTCGGCGAAGTCCCGGCCGAAGATCCGGATGCTCCAGTCGGCCGTGTGTTCGATCTCCTCGAAGCGCGGCGGCTCCGGCGCCAGCGCCCGGCGTGTGTTGGCGATGTCCTGCTGGACCTGAGCGATCAGGTCATCCACGTGGGCGAACCGCCGCTCCGGGCGCAGACGAAGCACGAACTCCAGGCGCACCGTCGCGTCGTAAAGATCCCCTTTGAAGTCCAGGATGTGTGCCTCCACCGTGGGATGCCCGTTGTCGAAGGTGGGGCGCACGCCGATGTTCGTGGCGGCCGGGAGACGCCGGCCGTCGACATGGCACCAGGTGGCGTAGACGCCGTGAGCGGGGATCAGGCGCTCCGGCGGCACATCCAGATTGGCGGTGGGCAGCCCGATGGATCGACCCCGCCCGGCCCCCCGGATGACCTTCCCCTCCAGCCAGTAGGGACGGCCGAGCATCTGCCTGGCCAGATCCACGTCGCCGTTTGCCAGGATACGACGGATATGCCCGCTACGCACCTCTCGTCCGGCGATCTGGATGGGCTGGATCACCTCCACGGTGAATCCCATCTCAGCGCCCAGTTGCCGCAGCCTCTCCACATCGCCCTCTCGGTTTCGCCCCAGGGCGAAGTCGGGCCCCACCCACAGGCGACGGAGGCCCAGATGATCCACCAGCGCCTGCATGAAGGCGGCCGCCGTCATGCGGGCCGTATCCTTTGTGAAGGAGTAGATGACCACGAAGTCCAGGCCGAGCGACTCCAACAGGGTCAGCCGCTCGTCCAGGGTGGTCAGGTAGGCCAATGGGGTGTGGGGCCGCAGCACTTGAAGAGGGTGGGGGGTAAACGTGAGGGCCCCCGCTGTGCGGCCCGTCTCTTGTGCTGCGGCCACCAGCTGCTCGATCAGAGCCTGGTGGCCTTTGTGAACACCATCAAAGTTCCCGATCGTAAGCTCACATCCGTTCGGCGCGATCCCGTCTGGTAATCCTCGGTAGATGTTCATATGTCGATGTTCAACCCAGCACTTTATGTGGTCGCCAGACGTCGCGTTCGGCGTCGAAGCGAAGGATGGCGATGAGATCCCCCTCTGGGGAGATCCCGGCTGCCAGCGCCTGATCGGCCCCTGTGGGCCCGGGTACCGGTCGACCGAAGCGCACGGCCTGCGCGTCCTGTGCGGATAAGGGGATCTGAGGCATATCCCTCACCGCCTCGATGAGGGGGAGCACCCGCTGTCGCCATTCGCCGGTCGCGATCAGCGGCTCCAGATCGGGCAGGGGGATGGCCTGATCCTCCGTGAACGGGCCGGAGGCGGTACGTCGCAGGTCGACCAGGTGGGCGCCGCATCCGATGGCCTGCCCCAGATCGTGGGCCAGGGAGCGGATATACGTCCCCGCGGAGCAGGCGATCTCCAGTGACAGGTCGGGGGGCGCCCACCGGAGCAGGCGGATCTCGTGGATGGTCACCTGTCGTGAGGGCAGAACGATCTGCTCGCCCCGACGCACCCGGCGATGTGCGGGCGTTCCGGCAACCTTCACCGCCGAGTAGGCGGGGGGACGCTGCGTGATCGTGCCCTGGAACGCGCGCAAATAGGCGGATAGCTCCTCCTCCGACAACGTTGGGACGGGCTTCCGCTCGACGACCTCCCCCTCGGCGTCATACGTGTCGGTGACCTCGCCCAGGCGGATGGTGGCCCGGTAGCGCTTGTCATGTCCCTGCAGATACTCGGCGAGGCGGGTGGCCCGGCCCAGGCACAGGACCAGGACCCCGGTCGCCAGGGGGTCCAGAGTGCCGGCATGCCCGATCCGGCGTTGCCCGATCAGGCGACGCACCCTGGCGACCACGTCATGCGATGTCCACCCGGCCTCTTTGTCTATGATCAGCAGCCCGTGGACCATCGGTGATCGTCGATGTGTGCTCACCCGCCACCCTGGTGCTTCAGCGATTCTTCCAGTGCGGCCAATACGCGCTCCTGCGCCTCCTCCAGGGGGGCCTGGATGACGCAGCCTGCGGCCTGGGGGTGCCCGCCGCCGCCCAATGCCAGGGCAACTTGGCTGACGTCGAACCCGGGTTTGGCGCGCATGCCGACCTCGATCTTGTTGTTCTCCCGCTCCGTGAAGACAACGGCGACGTCGGCCTCATTGGCGGAGACCAACACGTTCACCAATCCCCCGTCCCCGTTGTCGTTGACGCCCGTCTCCTCTCGCATCTTCCGGGTGACCACGCTCCAGAGGATACGCCCGCGCAGCTGCATCCGTGGCAGCGCCATGCCCCACAGGCGCAGGACGGCCAAAGGCTTGCGATTGAGCGCCTGGTCCGTGACCAGGTTCAGGTCGGCGCCCGCCTCCATGAGGCGTGTGGCGATGGCCAGGCTGCGGGGCGTCGTGTTCGACGTGCGGAAGCCACGCGTGTCCGTGACGACGCCGCATAGAAGGCACTGGGCGGTCTTAAGGTCCAGCGGAGCGCCCAGCTTCTCGATCAGCTCATAGATCATCTCGGCGGTGGCTGCGGCCGTCGTGTCCACCCAGTTCACGGAGCCGAAGTACAGGTTCGTGACGTGATGGTCGATCACGATCGTCGGCACGTCCATCTCTTGCACGCGTTGCCACGGCGGCCCCAGCCGCTGTGGGTCCGAAGCGTCCAGCCCGATCACCAGGTCGAAGGAGTCCTTGGCCTCCCGGACGATGTCCTGGTGGCCCGGCAGGAAATAGAACGGCTGCGGGACCGGATCTGCGCAGACGAGAGTCGGGCGTTTGCCCAGGGCGCGCAGTGCCCACCCCAATCCCAGTAGCGATCCGATAGCATCCCCGTCCGGTGAGATATGCGTGATGACCAGGATGCGATCCGCTTTTTCGATGAGTGCGAGGATGCGTGAATCCATGGCTCTAGGTTTCTTCTCCTGCTTCTGCTTCCTGCTCATGTAAGCTCTCGATGATCTCGTCAATGCGCCGTGCTCGCGCCAGCGTCTCGTCGATGTGGAAGGTGAGGGCGGGCACGTACCGCAGGATCACACGGCGGGCCAGTTCACGGCGCAGATAACCGGAGGCATGCCCCAGCGCCGCCAGGATGTTGGGCTCATCCTCCGGGGTGCCCAGGTGGCTGACGTACACATGCGCGTGGCGCAGATCCGGGCTGACCTCCACCGCAGTCACGGTGACGAATTCCAGGCGCGGGTCATGAAGCTCCAGCGCGATCATCACGCCGAGCTCTTCCATGAGCATATCCGCTACTCTACGTTGTCGACGAGTTGTGCTCATCATCGTATCCGTTTGCACGTCTCGGGGGTGAGCCTCCCCGGCCGCAATCGGCCGGAAAGCTCACCTGCCCGTGCTTTTCATGCCTCCACCAGCTGTTCCACCCGGCAGAATTCCAGGATGTCCCCTTCCTCAAAGTCGTCGAAGCCCTCCAGGGCGATGCCGCACTCGAAGTCCTGTCGGACCTCGGTCACATCCTCCTGGAACCGCTTGAGGGAGGCGACACGTCCCTCGTGGATCACCGTGCCCTGGCGCTTGACGCGCACCAATGCGTTCCGGGTGACCACCCCATCCGTGACGTAGCAGCCGGCGACTTTGCCGCGCCTCGGAATGCGGAAGACCTGGCGCACCTCTGCATGTCCGATGACGATCTCCTCGAACTCGGGCTCCATCATGCCCTTCAGAGCCCGTTCGATATCCTCGATGAGATGATAGATGACGTTATAAAGACGGATCTCCACGCCCTCGGCCTCGGCCATCCGGTGGGCGGCTGCGTCCACGTTGACGTTGAAGCCGATGACGATGGCCTTGGAGGCGACGGCCAGCATGACATCTGACTCGCTGATGTTGCCCAGACCTTGATGCAGGATCCGCAGCTGCACTTCCTCGCGATCCTCGTTCAGCCGTTGCAGCGAGTTGACGATGGGCTCCAGGGAGCCCTGGACGTCGGCCTTCAGGATCAGGTTCAGATCCTTGACCTCGCCCGCCTGGACCTGGCTGAAGATGTCCTCCAGGCTGACGGCTTTGGTGGTGGGCTGGCGCTCCCGCTGTTGTCGCTCCTCCGCGCGCTGGGCGGCGATGGATCGGGCGGTTCGCTCGTCGCTGACCACCTCGAAGATCGCCCCCGCCGGTGGGACGCCGGAGAGCCCGGTGACCTGCACGGGGGTGGCGGGTGTTGCCTCCTTGACGTTCTTGCCGTGCTCATCGAACATGGCGCGCACCCGTCCCCACACCTCGCCGACGACGAGATTGTCCCCGACGTGCAGGGTTCCATTCTGCACCAACAACGTGGCCATGGGGCCGCGTGTGCGGTCCAGCCCGCTCTCGATCACGGTGCCCATGGCCGGCCGGTTCGGGTTGGCCTTCAACCCTTCCAGCTCGGTGACCAGCAGGATGTTCTCCAGCAGCTCCTGCACGCCCTCTCCCATGGTGGCGCACACGGGCACCATGATGGTGTCGCCGCCCCAGTCCTCCGGCACCAGTCCCAGATCCGCGAGCTGCTGCTTGACGCGCTCGATGTTGGCGTTGGGCTTGTCGATCTTGGTCAGGGCCACGATGATCGGCACGCCGGCGGCACGGGCGTGATCGAGCGCCTCTCGAGTCTGCGGCATGACGCCATCGTCGGCGGCGACCACCAGGACGACCAGGTCGGTGACCTGGGCGCCGCGGGCGCGCATGGCGGTGAAGGCCTCATGGCCCGGCGTGTCCAGGAACGTGATCTTGCGACCGTCCAGCTCCACCTGATAGGCGCCGATATGCTGCGTGATGCCGCCGGCCTCGCCCTCCACCACATGTGTGTGCCGGATCGCGTCCAGCAGCGTGGTCTTGCCGTGGTCCACGTGGCCGAGCACCGTGACCACGGGCGGGCGCGGCTCCAGATCCTCGGGCCTTTCCGATTCGAGCACCTTCTGCCAGAGGGTCTTCGGGCCGGCCAGCTCCGCCTCCTCCTCGGCGGCCTCCGGCTCCTCGGGCTGGATCGGCTTGACCTCGACGCCCATCTCCTCTCCGACGATGACGGCGGTGTCGAAATCGATGGTCTGGTTGATGGCCGCCATCACGCCAAAGTTCATGAGCACTTTGATCACATCGATAGGGCTGCGGCCCATCATATCGGCCAGATCACGAACGGTGATGGTCTCCGGTATCTCGATCTCCGTCGGCGTCTTGGATTGTTGCTTCTCAGCGTTGGCCACCGCTACAGCCGATTCCTGGGCCTTGGCGTCTCGGCGATCCTGCCGGGCGCGATGGTTCGTGCGCCTGCGAGGCCTTCGTGAGGCACCTCCTCGTCTGCGCGGTCTGTTTTGAGCCATACTCTCTTCTCCTTTCCGTCGGCCGGGCGAGCATAACCTACCGTCCGGGCCCGTGCGGAAGCACAGGCCGACATGGTGTGGCCGACGCGTCGTGCTATCCAGTTTGCCGGAGGGGCCAAGGGAAAAATCGGCCGTGAGGTGGGTGAGAACCCAATTGGCCTATGCGAGGGCGAAAGGGGGGAACCGGGTGTGGAGCTGGATCCTGGATCCTACTCGTGCATGGTCCGTTCCCTTTCGCCCGGCCCGTCTCCGGACTTCCACTCTCGGCGTTTTTGGGCTTGGGCGTCCATGACGTGGCGCCGCACCTCAGGCTGGAGCATCTGCTCCAGCTCCTTGTCCTTCCTGGGTCTCCGCGGGCGCCAGCTCCCTGGCGTATGCCTCCAACATAGCCAGTGCTTCGGCATCAATGTGCGTCTTCAGCGCATGTTCCAACCGTCGCCCTCCGGAGGCCAGGATCTTTTGCCAACACTCCTGTGATCGACACAGGTAAGCGCCGCGTCCGGATCGTTTCCCCGTGGGATCGATGACTACCTCTCCCTCCGGGGTGCGCACGATCCGGACGAGCTCCCGCTTGCTTTGCACCTTGCGACAGGCGATGCATGTCCGTTGCGGTACGTGTCGGCGGCGCATGATCACAACTCGATATGGTTAGAAATCGTAGTCTTCGTCGAACTCATCCCAGGCCTCGGGGGAGCGCTTATGGCGCCGCAGCGCGATCGTCTGCCCCGTCTCCTCGTCGTAGATCAGCCGACGGCGCTTGCTCTTCTTCTTCCGCTTCTTGCGCTTCCCATCCCCGCTCTCCTCGATATCCTCCTCGTCATCGAGCTCCTCGATGTCGTCCAGCACGATATCCAGCTCCTGGATATCCAGCGGGGACTCGGCGGCCTCCTCCGTCGGCTCTGCGGCCTCTGGGATGCTTACCTCTTCTTCCGTCAGATCCGCCGCCTCGGGGGCCTCGACCTCCGGCTCGGCCACCGGGGGCTCCTCGGCGCTGGCCTCCTCAGGCTCCGCCGTGGGCTCCTGGGAGGGCGCCTCGGCGCCTTCCTCCTCGACGACGGACGGTTCGGCCTCCGCTTCGACCGGCTTCAGCGGCGTCAGTTCCTGCCCATCCACCATCACGGCCTCCAGCGCCTCATCGAAGGCGTGCGTGCGAGCGGATTCGTTCTGGCTGGACTGACGCAGGATCTCCTCGGCGACGGCCAACAGATCGCGTTCGCTGCTGGCCTGGATGGCCTCCTCCATGCGGCGTCGCTCGATGGCCAGCCGGTCCAGGCCCTCCTCCGCCGCCTCGGTCTCGCTCTTGATATCGATGCGCCATCCGGTCAGCTTGGCCGCCAGGCGGGCGTTTTGGCCCTCCTTGCCGATGGCCAGCGAGAGCTGATTATCCGGGACGATGACGATGGCCGTCCGGCCTTCCGGCGCCTCCTCCAGGATGACGTCCGAGACCTTCGCGGGGCTGAGGGCGTTCGCGATGAACGTGGCCGTGTCCGAGCTCCACTCCACCACGTCGATCTTCTCGCCGTTCAGCTCGTTGACGATGGCCTGGATGCGCATGCCGCGCATGCCCACGCAGGACCCCACGGGATCCACCCCCGGCTGTAGGGGGGCGACGGCCACCTTGGAGCGTTGTCCGGGCTCGCGAGCGATGGCCTTGATCTCCACGCTCCCCTGGAAGATCTCGGGGACCTCCTTCTCCAGGAGCCGGCGCAGCAGGTTTCGGTGTGAGCGGGAGAGCCGGATGATGGGGCCCCGGTTCCCGCGATGGACCTCCACCAGCAGGGCGCGCACCGTGTGTCCAGGGCGGTAGCGCTCTGAGGGGATCTGGTCCTCCTTGGTCATGGTCCCCTCGGCCCGGTCCAGGTTTACCGTGACCGTGCCGGTGCTGTAATCGACGCTCTGCACCTTGCCCTGGATGATCTCGCCAACGCGCTCCTCGAAGTACTGGTAGACGGTCTCACGCTCGGCCTCTTTGATCCGTTGCAGGATGACCTGCTTGGCCGTCTGCGCGGCGATACGGCCGAAGTTGCTGGGTGTGCTCTCGATCGCCACCCGGTCGCCCAGTTGCGCGTCCGGATCGATCTTGCGAGCCTCCTCCAGCGTGATCT is a window of Chloroflexota bacterium DNA encoding:
- the nusA gene encoding transcription termination/antitermination protein NusA, translating into MNSELIRAINQIAAEKELSKQVILEAIEAALISAYRRNFGTAANVVARIDPETGAISIYAQKEVVEEVTDPRTQITLEEARKIDPDAQLGDRVAIESTPSNFGRIAAQTAKQVILQRIKEAERETVYQYFEERVGEIIQGKVQSVDYSTGTVTVNLDRAEGTMTKEDQIPSERYRPGHTVRALLVEVHRGNRGPIIRLSRSHRNLLRRLLEKEVPEIFQGSVEIKAIAREPGQRSKVAVAPLQPGVDPVGSCVGMRGMRIQAIVNELNGEKIDVVEWSSDTATFIANALSPAKVSDVILEEAPEGRTAIVIVPDNQLSLAIGKEGQNARLAAKLTGWRIDIKSETEAAEEGLDRLAIERRRMEEAIQASSERDLLAVAEEILRQSSQNESARTHAFDEALEAVMVDGQELTPLKPVEAEAEPSVVEEEGAEAPSQEPTAEPEEASAEEPPVAEPEVEAPEAADLTEEEVSIPEAAEPTEEAAESPLDIQELDIVLDDIEELDDEEDIEESGDGKRKKRKKKSKRRRLIYDEETGQTIALRRHKRSPEAWDEFDEDYDF